Sequence from the Pyrobaculum neutrophilum V24Sta genome:
GCGGAGTATCTAGAGAGGTGTCTCGGGATGCGGTACTTCAAGGCGTTGGTTAAAGGCGTGGAGGCCTTCGACGACGTGTCTCGGCAGAGGCCCAGCTGCGCCGGTTGCCGCGTTGTGGAAGTTGGGGGGAGGTACTTCATAAGCTGGGGTCTCTGA
This genomic interval carries:
- a CDS encoding DUF3195 domain-containing protein; the encoded protein is MRRHFIVYTTSKKEAVVARDLCDCLYYYDSGVMCEALAPSRVYVHTEAEYLERCLGMRYFKALVKGVEAFDDVSRQRPSCAGCRVVEVGGRYFISWGL